Below is a genomic region from Desulfobulbaceae bacterium.
AGCGGCAAAAGTCTTACCAGTCCCAGAAGGTCCGGCAAACAAGGCCACCGGACCACCGCAATCCAAGCCGCCCCACTCGCCAACCACCGTGCTCCGTTCCCGAGCCCAATAGAGAAATTCCACCAACTGACTCATGCACTCCTCAGGAAGCACCAAATCCTGCCAGCGTGCCTGCACTCTCACGCGGGTAGCACCTGGAGGAACCACAGTCGTCTGCGGCCAGCCCATCAAGCGGGCCACCACCCCTTGACCGGGAACAATACATTGATGCGGATGTTGCCCCTCCAGACTCAACAAGCGAGCTCGACGCAATGGAGACTCCTCGTCGATCAACCAGTAAAAAGCGCCGGTTTCAATCTCATCCAAAGCCAACAGCTCCCGCAGCAAGGCCACACTTGGGTAAAGAGAAGGCACCCCGGATTGCAACTGCTGATACAACCAACCAATGCGCGGCTCAATTTCCGGCGCCAGTGCCATAGCGAGCAGGTCATAGGCCAGCGGCTGCCAATTAGCACCAAGAAGCACCTGCCATGGACTTTCCGGGGCCTGACGCAACTGCTCCACCTCTGCCAGTAGCTCCTTCAACCGAACTAACCGCTCATCAGACACACACTCACCCACCCGTTCTCGCCCCAAGCAGTCAGCCAAAATCTCAATTCTGGTCCACTCAGGACGAAGACTTGAGATATTCACATTGCCTGCCCCCGCGTTCATGGGCCCACCTGATAAAGGTTAATCAACACCGGATTACTGCGCACTGTAAGGGAAACTCCATCGCTCGGCCGGACATAACTGCGCTCAGCATAGAGCACCGCCTGACCACTGTGATTCTTGAATGGCAATGGAACACTTACGGTAGTAGCACTGGCCGCTTGCTCAGGGTTCAAATCTTCCCCGCTGGCAATAACGTTGACACCGGGCCCCGCACTGCGCCACCCTAAAGCACTGTCCCACACCTCCCAACTCAGGGTCAGATCGCTGCCGCTTGGCCCCGCCACCCAGACCTGAGGCGTGAATGCGGTCAACTCGGCACTGCCGAGTGCAAAAGCAAGTGAGGCCACACAGCGTCCCTGACACACAAGGCAGATAGCCGGAGTCCAATCGACCAACAGACCGGACACCAATTGCCGACGCACCTCCGATTCCCATGTGGCGCCCTCTTCGGTGAATGGTGACTGACGCGCAGCCATGTCCCCATAGACCTGGGCTCCAGTCGTTGCCACCAAAGGACTGCCAGCACTGCGTTGCAGCGGAATTACCGGGACCAATGACACTTCGTAAGCCACCGAGGTACGGTAGGCCACTTCACCCTGAGTCCCCCAGATGTGGTTAATCTCATCCAAAGCCATAGGACGGAACAGAACCTCCAGGCGCACATGCTCGGTGCCGAGAGTCAACTCGTTGAGCAACGGATTTTCGTGAAACAACCGCACCACCTCACCCAGCAATCGCAAGTCGTTTTCGCCTGCACTTATCTGCCCTTCTTTGCGAGCAAACGGGGTGACCAGGCATTGCAGCCGAATTCGCCAAATCTCGTCCGGGGCTACATCGGCAAAGAACCCGGCAGGTTCAATATGATAAAAAAACAGGTTCAGCCGATGGT
It encodes:
- a CDS encoding ATP-binding protein; protein product: MNAGAGNVNISSLRPEWTRIEILADCLGRERVGECVSDERLVRLKELLAEVEQLRQAPESPWQVLLGANWQPLAYDLLAMALAPEIEPRIGWLYQQLQSGVPSLYPSVALLRELLALDEIETGAFYWLIDEESPLRRARLLSLEGQHPHQCIVPGQGVVARLMGWPQTTVVPPGATRVRVQARWQDLVLPEECMSQLVEFLYWARERSTVVGEWGGLDCGGPVALFAGPSGTGKTFAAGALANELGWPLYRVDLGALVSKYIGETEKNLNRLFDAAHGQSLVLLFDEADSLFGQRGEIKDARDRYANMEVSHLLARIEAHHGPVILTTNMRQQLDSAFARRFQVVIDFPRPDAAARSLLWSRMLPPNAPNAPDLDPVFIGKAVNMTGGSIRNSALHAAYLAAGTGQSLGLPQVALAVWREMAKDGREVSPLDLGDLARWLPDAVERFRS
- a CDS encoding DUF4255 domain-containing protein, whose product is MALPQSSLSRICRSVADFVSQGIQANANSIRVLIGTPADAVPSSSGNHHRLNLFFYHIEPAGFFADVAPDEIWRIRLQCLVTPFARKEGQISAGENDLRLLGEVVRLFHENPLLNELTLGTEHVRLEVLFRPMALDEINHIWGTQGEVAYRTSVAYEVSLVPVIPLQRSAGSPLVATTGAQVYGDMAARQSPFTEEGATWESEVRRQLVSGLLVDWTPAICLVCQGRCVASLAFALGSAELTAFTPQVWVAGPSGSDLTLSWEVWDSALGWRSAGPGVNVIASGEDLNPEQAASATTVSVPLPFKNHSGQAVLYAERSYVRPSDGVSLTVRSNPVLINLYQVGP